GACACCTATGACAAGATAATTGAGACACACAACGATGTCAAGCACGTTCGTGCAGGCATTGACAAGATGAGCTGTCAGCTCGATGACCACGAGAAGAGAATCCAAGTTCTTGAGAAGTGCTCCATCGAGGATCATGAAGAACGTATCCGTGTGCTGGAAGAACGTCAGAACCGCTGGCTGGGAAGGAATGCTTTCCTCGGACTGGCGGTGGTTGTGATCCTGCAGCTGGCAGGGATAATTGTACAGATAATCTGGTGATGACATGTTCCAGTTCAAGGTTAAAGGAATGGAAAAGCTGCAGAAGAACCTGCAGGAGCTGGGCAAGGACATTGCCGACGTCCTAGAGGAAAGTGTGCTTGCAGGGGGAGATGTTGTTGTGAGGGCTGCCCAGGAGAATTCCAGAAAGGGAGGGGATGATTTCCCACACAGGATAACAGGTAACCTGTTCCGCAACCTTGCAGAGGTCAACCCTGTGTCTGTTGAAAAGTCGAACGAACGATGTGAGGTGATGATCGGCTCCACCATGAACTATGCAATGCGTCTTGAGAAGGGATTCAATGATACCGATTCCCTTGGACGGAGATACCATCAGCAACCACGACCGTTCCTCAGGCCTGCTCTGGATGAGAACACCGACGAGATTGAAAAGGCGATCAACCTCAAGCTTCAGCAGGTTATCAGGAAGTACAAATGACATCTATTCATGGCGCTCTTCGAAATCTTGTATTGCAGGATACTTCAGTGGCTGATCTTGTCAGCAACAGGATCTACCCGCTGAGATTACCGCTTGATTGTCAAATGCCAGCGATATCAATCCACAAGATTAGCAATCCAATTGATCATGTAACCGGGTTTGCCACTCCAAGATATCAGATCTCCTGCTGGTCCGGGACTTATGCTCAGGTTCAGCAACTCTCAGATGCCATCATCAATTATCTGAACAGGTACAAAGGAGTGGCCGATGGAAATCCCATCAAACAAATAGCGTACCTGGAGTCTCATGATGCCATAGAAGATGTTTCCGGTATTTTTCACGTTCCAATAGATTTCAAGATTATACACATGAGGTAATAACATGGCACAAACAACCGTACAGAACTCGAATTCCATCCGGTTCGGATCCGGAAAACTGGAGATAGGCACATCCATAGGATCGCTTATCAATATCGGCGCCATTCGCAATGCAGTATTCAAGGAAGAATGGGAGGATGTCGAGGTCAAATCCGATAACGCCGGTATTGTGAAGGTTGGCATCAAAGAACATGTCGCATATATCGAATGCGATATGATGGAAGTTAACTTGGAGAACTTGAACACCATAAGAGGTAACCTGGATGCATATGCAACCGTTGCAGGGACTCCTATATCCGTGATCGATGAAGTGCACATCCTCGAAGACACCGGTTTTATAAGGCTAGATCATAGGAACGGCGATGGAACAGAGGTTAGTTCCATTGTAGTCACGGATGCATCCGACAATCCAGCTGTCAGGAACACTGATTACGTGATAGCAGTCGACAGTGATGGGCACACTTGCATTGCCAGGATATCAGATTCTACCGTCATCTCTGACGGTGAAGGTATCAAGGTAGATTATTCCTATACTCCCAGCTCTGCTGCCACTCTTACAAGCGGTGGTAAGACCTCGATATCAGACCGTGTGGTTCGCATCACCAACACCGATGAGAACGATAAGATCTTCCGCATCACACTCTACAAGGCCACGGTCAATGAAGGTCAGAACATTGAATTCCCTGCAGACGACGGCGATGATCCTGCAATGCCACATCTGAAGATGAAAGGAGTGCTGGATGTTAGCAGAACAGCAGGTGACCAACTGTATGAGATCTACGATGAGCAGGGGGTCTGAACATGAGCTCTGATATCATGAAGGACTTCGATACTATTGCACCGGTGAAGCGGGTTGCAAGGATAGGAGGAGAGGAAGTTGATGTTTCAGTATTCTCAACACGTGCAACCCTGAAGCTCATCGATATGACTGACTCTCCTGAGAAGATACAAAATCTCGAGAACGGCAAGAACATCGAGATTTTTGTCGAGGTGGTTGCAACTGCCTGTCAGCGTTCGAATCCAAAGATAACCGCTGACTGGCTCATGGATAATGTGGATATGTTCACCCTTGTTGAGTTCTCAAAGTTCGTCCTGGAACCGATCATCCAGAAACTGGAGGAGATTAAGCCTGCAGAGGATACAGAAAAAAACTGTCAGTGACCATCGGGGACATCTTTGCCCAGATGGGGATCATGTATTCATGGGCCACCCCTAGCCATCTTCTGGACCACATGTCCACGGACCAGGTCATGCTCTATTACGAAAAAGGAATCCATGCAGTTGAGATGCAGGCCAGGGTTTTCTGGGGTGTGCTTGGAGATGCTTTGAATGGACAGGAAAAAGTCTCAGAAACGGATTCTGGTGATAGACCAGACCTGAAACGATTCTACGAGCTATACGGTAACAAGATAAAAAGAGGTTGATATGACTTCCATCGGTGAACTCATTGTTTCGATCATCGGAGATGTGAGCCAGATCAAGAAGGCATTTGATGAGGTGAGTTCACAGGCCAGCCAGATGGGAAAGAAGTTCCAAGAAACTGGTAAGCAAATGACCTCTGCCGGAAAAACACTCTCCACATATGTTACTGCTCCTGTCCTTGGGC
This genomic stretch from Methanohalophilus levihalophilus harbors:
- a CDS encoding HK97-gp10 family putative phage morphogenesis protein, whose protein sequence is MFQFKVKGMEKLQKNLQELGKDIADVLEESVLAGGDVVVRAAQENSRKGGDDFPHRITGNLFRNLAEVNPVSVEKSNERCEVMIGSTMNYAMRLEKGFNDTDSLGRRYHQQPRPFLRPALDENTDEIEKAINLKLQQVIRKYK
- the gp17 gene encoding tail completion protein gp17, which codes for MTSIHGALRNLVLQDTSVADLVSNRIYPLRLPLDCQMPAISIHKISNPIDHVTGFATPRYQISCWSGTYAQVQQLSDAIINYLNRYKGVADGNPIKQIAYLESHDAIEDVSGIFHVPIDFKIIHMR